The DNA sequence CCAAGGTAAAACCACCATTCCGTTACATCTCCGTTGTGTAGCTTCTCTCAGCCGTGCTCTCGGGTGGGCCGCATGCTCCATCTGCAGACCTTCTGCAAGTTTGTTGTTAGGTTTTAGGAACTGACTGAAGATATGCTACATTCTTGTATCTGGTAACAACTTAGTAGACTaattcaaaaagcattttacattttcGTAATCAGATGAGACTATTTCCCTATTTTATTCAATACATGCAGCTTCCTAAAAGTAGTCAAGCTCATTGATAGGTGAGTTTTTCCACagctgatttaaaaatctgtgacaAGTGGAAAATACGATTTGAAGAATGCAACTAGAAGTAGACAGGAGTGAGATTCGGATCTGTGAAACAAAAATCTCTAGGAGTAGCCTTATTAAAAGCATCATCTTGTACCTAAGGTAATGGATTCAAAACTGTTACTAGAACTTTTTTAAGTTAATGAGTTTTGAAACATCACCCTAAATCTCAGCATCATAGGTTTAAAGGAAGTGGCTTTTCCTCTTCggaagaaataaggaaaagctTGGTGTGCTATTTGGTTGTTGAAGAAGTTAAGTGTCTTAGGACTGGCTTACTGTTACAGGAGTAGGTAAGGCAAAAGATGAATCTGCGGTACTGCCTGTTGTTTAATTGCATTGTTGTGTAGATTACCAGACTGCCTGAGATTATGATTTAGATGTTTTCTGTAGTCAGTTACTTATTACTTGGACAGTCAGGCAGCTGAGCTACTCTACCCTTTGGTAACTGCTCTGTTGATCATAGGTCCCTGAAAAGAAGCTGAAGTTAGTAATGGCCGATAAGGATTTGTACAAAGCATGTGCAGTGGAGGTGAAGCGCCAGATTTGGCAGGATAACCAGGCGCTGTTTGGTGATGAGGTATCTCCACTGCTGAAGCAATATAtcctggagaaagaaaatattctcttcAGCAATGACATTTCTGTCTTGCACAATTTCTTCAGTCCGTCTCCCAAAACAAGACGTCAAGGAGAGGTAAGGACAAGGAAACATCTTACAACGTGCTTGTGAATGGAATTCATTAGCTTTCAGTCAACCTCATCAAATAACAGAGTGTCCATTTCACCCACCCAACTTCACTACTAAAGTTGTTTGTCTAGCCAAAGTATTTGCAAGAAATACCAGCCTGTTTTCTCCAACCTATCTTGATCAAAGCagcaagaattattttaatagttaCTCAGTGCTATTTAATAATTGATTAATGTTCCAAACTGtttctgaacttttaaaaaaatagcaaggccaatttttttcctctgttgctCAGTCTGGCTTTAATACCCCTCAGCTGTTCTGAAGGATGAGCATCTCTATCAAATCAGTTTGACTatcttaaatttcttttcttggcACTTTTTTTTTGAGCAGGACATAGCccaagaaaaactttttttgttgttttttctttttggtaaaaATGGAAAGGGACATTGAAAGTTGTAGCTAAGCTGGCATTCAGAAAAGTTGCTCTTTGAATGAAATTACATGAGGTGGCTCAGCTGATCCAACACTCAGCCACAGGAAGGGCAGGTGCTgctcctcccctctctccctgtaGCTCTGGTGATTATCAGACCCTTCCATGAGCTGATTCAGCTCAGTAATTGCTACACAAACTCTAGCAAATAAAACCAGTAAGTAGTTTTCCAAGACAGTGAGTTGGATCTGCTCAAAGCGGAGATCAGCTGGCACCAAAGCCATAGCAAGGAGATGGACTGGATCACACAGGCAGGCTTGATGTGTGAGGCAGCAGTGGTGTAGGCGTTAGGAGGAGTGGGTCTCTCCTCTTCTTTGCAACAGCAAGCCACTACAGTGGTTCAGCTATCATGTGTTGCTTTTGCTCCAAAAGGGAAATACCGGAGTTTCTGTAAGGACCTTGCTATTGAGAATGCTAAGGAATTGCAGTGATAAGGCAGTATAAAGCTTTCATTTCAGAGAGGGTAGCACACCTGTTATATggggggtttggtttgggtctgttttgctttcaaaagccCACTTAGTGTAAGTGCTCTGGTGCAATTTACTTCAGGTTTACACTGCAGACTTGTGGTTTAACCCcggccagcagctaagcaccacacatcCGCTTGCTCACTTCCACCTGGTGGGATGGGGCGggagaatcggaagggtaaaagaaagaaactcgtgggttgagataaaaacagcttaataataaaaagaaaataataaaaaaattgtaaggaaaaaaccaacaaagagagaggaaaataaaacccaagaaaaacaagcaatgcaaatgaaaacagttgctcaccaccaaccaaCTGATGCCTAGCCAGTCGCTGAGCAGCGACACGCCCTGCCAACCTCCCCCCCAGTCTTATTGCCGAGCATGATGTCATgtggtctggaatatccctttggtcagttggggtcagctgtcccggctgtgtcccctcccaactccttgtgcacctcCAACCTACTCGCTGGCGGtgcggtgtgaggagcagaaaaggccttggtgctgcgtgagcactgctcagcaataactaaaacatcagtgtgttatcaacactattttccgcacaaatccaaaacatagccccatacaaactactatgaagaaatttaactctatcccagccaaaaccactAGAAGCCTTCACCTTCCTTCTCATGCCCGTAGCCTGAAGGTAGATAGAAATACAAAAGGACTTCCAAAGAAAAGTGAGTTTTGTTCATGTTACAATAATTGTAAATTATATTCATCAGTAACAGGTACTGCTTCTTACCTGTTTCACATAGCTGAGCACCTCATTTTACAAatgcttcagtttccttttgCAAGAGAGCCTTTTCTTGAtattatttgttctttcattgTGGCTAGGAAAGATTTGGTGAACATGTCTTGAACAAACGCTCTTGGAAATCATGGTGTAAATAGTTCCTTTTCAGGAACCCGTGTCAATGCGGATGTTTCAATCTTGATAAATCATGTAAAAGAATTAATTTACATTCTGTGTGTCTGTGAAATAACAGTATCTCTTGGTACTGAGTGCACATTTTTCCACTGTGAGTTTAGGTGGTTCAGAAGCTGACCCAGATGATTGGGAAGAACGTGAAGCTCTATGATATGGTGTTGCAGTTTCTGAGAACTTTGTTCCTTCGGACAAGGAATGTTCATTACTGCACACTACGGGCAGAGCTCCTGATGTCGCTGCATGATCTGGAAATCAGTGAAATCTGCACCGTTGACCCCTGTCATAAGGTATTAATAATGTGGGACAGATAGGAGTATTACTGGAGAATTTTCTGTTTCGACCACTCCTGTGCAtacctgctgctctgcaggactTCAGCCCAGAGAAGATGATTCCTCTCTGTGAAGAGAGTTCAGACCTTGAATCCAAAACTCATCTTGTATTCCTTGGAACTTCAGGTGAAAACTTCATCTTGGTTAACCAGCagcttgctttcatttcatAACCCATAAATCATTCAAATTTATGGTATTTGTGCAGTGTTAAAAATGACATCTAATCTGACCTGTGTAGATGCTgcaaaaaataatcaaaaacaTTAGCTAACCCCAGGTTCTTAATCAAATCTTGCTTCCCTCCCTGTTATGCCTGGTGTGATATACTCCATCTGTCCGTAGACTGTGTGTAATACTAAATACTTTGGATCTTGAATTACTTTGGATCTTGAATTATAAGAAAACATTAAACTATTAAAATATTGGGGGGGTGACAGATGTGTTGTTAATGTCACACCAGGATCTTGTTACTGGTCCTTTGTCTGTGGCCAGCATCACTCTGATCGAGAACAAAGCTTTTTCTCTTAAGTAATGTTAAAGTTTTATGTGTATTCAGCTTATAGAGAATATGTCCGGGAGTGGTGATGATACTGCatgttttttaatgtcttctgATCATGAGTCCCAAAATCAGTATACAGACAGTGCCTGAATAAAAAAGGACAATTCTTGCTCAAGTTGCAGATCATTTTCAGTGACCTTATTTTGCCACTGCAAAATGCAGTGActgctgcagggaaaggaagCCACTatgaaagcatttcagaaaattcaGCAAGTTGTTCTTTTTTGACAGCTGAAATGTTGGGGGAAAATATATGTTGTTttctgaaaggggaaaaaagcccttaATTTTAGGCCAGATAAAACATTTGACTTAACtgcctttttccattttgataATACAGCTCTAAAGCGGAAGCACCTCCACTGTTAATATCCCCTACTTAGAGGGTGGGAGGGGTATTGCAATGGCTAAAATGCCCCATATTGCTATTGCTAAGTGATGCTGCTTCTGTGTGAGCCTCCTACTTGTGTGGGATCAATCCACATTGATTAGGTGTGCTGGGCAGCGGTATATTTTATACGTACCTCTTCCTTAATTGCCAGGGAATGCCTTTCTTGGGAGGGGAGAAAGTGACACCAGGTTACCTTACACTGGTGTCTCTGACCTCCTTTTGGAATGTTTGTATTTCTGACCTCCTCCGTATTTGACCAGCTTGCTACCATACCTAAGTATATTAATAAAACGTATTAATTCCAGGTATTCAGAGGTCATTCGAGCCTGTTTTCTCTGacattgtgtattttattgctgGTTTACCGAGTTGCTGTGGTTCataaagctttctctttttttataacAGTTCACCTGGTGCCTTGATGCTTGCATTCGGGAGAAGTTTGTGGACAACAAGAGAGCTCGGGAACTGCAAGGGTTTCTGGATGGAGTGAAGAAAGGACAAGAACAAGTGTTGGGGTAAGGCGCTTGGGCTGTTTATTGAGAAACTGGAAATGGATTCCTGGGAGTCACAACATCTGAAAGTTATTGTAGGTGTTAATTGTTCCCTAGAGCCAGCTAACAGCCAGTAGCTCTTCTGTGCAGTCAAATCCAGTACATTCCTGAGCATTAATGCACTAGGGCATAGCCAGGCACGTTCTGGTGACGTGGCTTGTACTGCTTAAGTTACCACCCTTGAGTCTCCCCCGTGGCCTGGTAACTGACTGTGGGAGATCTCCTGCTTGATGTCAGTGCGGAAGACCTTTAGTAATTGTTTCAGATAACATGCTCTTTCAAGTCAAAGAAATAACATTCATGGTGTTTTTACAAGGCAAGATAAGGTTTATCAGGTGGACGCCTGTAGATaacaaaagacagaaattcAGGTTTTACGTTATCATAGTAAGGGTGTTGTTACAGTACTTGCCCCGTGTCTGCCTCTCTTCTTAAACAGagcagtgtgtgtgtgcttaTAAAAATATAGTGTAGACACGCACACACTACTTTGATGTTACATCTGATAGATGACAGGATTACAACAAAGAATAGGCTCAAACATCTTGCTCTAGTGAAACACACTGGTGTCCTACAGCTGGATATGAAACTGTACGGTAAGGTTGTTTGTTATGTATGACATGTTTGATTTTTGGTTCTCAGGGACTTATCAATGATCTTGTGTGATCCCTTTGCTATTAACACCTTAGCCTTGAGTACCATACGGCACCTGCAAGACCTGGTTGGGCAGGACACCTTACCCAGGGTGAGTGTTGCAACTTGCGTACATAATCTGGACTATAGTCTTAACTGAATAGCATTCATCAACAAAAGGCTGGCACTGTAGAAGAAGTATGATTAAGTTCTTGAATGCATGTGTAAAATGAAACAAGGGAACCGTGATACTACCTATCCATTTGTAGCACATACCTCAGAGCTCTGCAGGAGAACTGTTTGGAGATGGGCATTTTGGAGCTCTCCAAATTGACAGCAAATTCTTTGCATGGCTCATTCTGTCCTAACAGCTATGCGTATATAGAATCATATATAGAATATGTGCCTCCCTACTTTGTCCTTCCATCGGTTTGCCTAACAGCAGCAGCCTTTTTTCCCTGCCATGGTAAATGTGATGGATTAGTTTACACTGTTCTGGTCTGTTGGCTGCGATATAGTAACAGTTCCTGCAAGCAGTGTCTGCAGGAGGTGCTTAAATGTTAAAGAAGGGTAGCCTTACGGGTGTCTGAACAGTGCGAGGCACTTACTGTTTTTATCGCTGAGTTGTTAAATTTTATTGTTGGATTGAATAACTTCCTCATGACCGTTTAAGACTGAACATTGTCTGGTTTCAGGGcacaatataaataaaaaaaattgtcatttttacacatgctttctctttcttacttCTGCTGAGATGAGTTGATTTGTCCTGTCACCTGTCACACATTACATTTCAGTGTACTAATTTGGCTGGATACGTTTAAAAACAATGCCGTGATCAGATCGGTTTCATATTTCTTGGCACATTATAAAGTTACAAAAACCTACAAACCCTCAGGTGTGTCTGTTACTTGATTCCCATTTGAGGAATCAGTTATCAATTAAATCGGAGAACTGAATGCTTCTAGCAGTCTTTGATAAAGCTGCTACTCCAGGAGAGCTTTGAATGTAAACCACTACTTCCAAATGAATATGTGCAACTTGTGGAAAATCAGAATAgctgtttttctcctccccttaAAATTCGAGGAAAGCCCggatctgctgctgctccttagGATGCTGTCTTTGGGACAGGGGGCCTGGGACATGATTGACAGTCAAGTCTTCAAGGAACCAAAAATGGTGAGCCATTTTGATGTTTAGAATTTAACACgtttaattaaacaaatttaGACTTGTTTATTATTTGATTGCATCCCTGATTTAACGTTCATTCTGCATACCTCTCATCATAGCTTTCTTAGAAAAAACATGTAAGTGgtcacagagcagcagctcaaGTGGACATGCTGTAAGCTTCGTTTacctgcttttttatttacatgaatGCCTGGCCcttactgttttaaaatcagagtGTACCTCTATTAATTTCTGCACTGGTTGCTCATTGTTCCTGGGAACTTCTACACAACTGTCGAGTTTGTAAAACACATCTTGTATGAGGAAAGCAGGATTTCAGAGGCTGGTCTGAAACTTTGGTAGCAGTGTAGCAGCTTTTCCTTGAcatgaaaattgtttttctcccttctggCTATCTGTTGTCGCAATTTTGAGTAGTGCCACGTTCAGCTACAATCTTTCTATGCTCTGGAAATAACTTTCCCCAGTGTTATAGGCAGCCCTAATGTAGTTTGGGAGCAGGTACGTTCAGCTGATGGCAGGAAGGCTAACTGTGGTGTTGCACAGCAAGACTGTTTCTCAAGAGaaatttgctgttgctgttctgaACTGTAAAGCAGCAAATGTCTACCTAGGGGGACATTTGAAGTCTCCAAAGTATATATTACTGGCTGATTGCATGTTTAAATTTACCACAGGAAGTCTGCGCATTAATACTCAGGTTTTAACAGCGAGGGTGACCGAAACTCCAAGAGTAGCACTGTGATTTGACTTGCACAAGTGCTCTCATGAATTTCTTAGAAAGAAACTGTGAACATTTTTCCTAAAGGGAATctccaaatctgtatttaaaatctgttttatttgtgATTGCCACAAACTTCATCCTCCTACTCTGTGACTCTGGTACAGCATAGGTTGATCTGCCTTGTGCGAGGAGATGCTCTTTATTGTTGCTATTCTAGCTATGCGTTGATCCCTGTCAGTTTAGGGAATGAACAAAATGATTTGTAATTGTTGATAAAAGCAGTTTGGTACCATCCTTAACATGCAGTGCTTGCAGCAGTATGGGAAAAGGTCTCTCACAAGGTATGCTACATAATGGTCAAAAGAAGGAATTTGGGCAGGAGTATTTCTGTAGATGAGGTGAAGTACAGTTTTCCTAATTGCCGGTGGAACATGTGGAAGTGAATTATTCAGGAATTTTGACTGGAACTGGATGCCTGAAAGCTTGTTTTCCTAGGTGTAGGATGGGGCTCGTAATATTGCCTCAGTATTTGTTACAGCACTCTAGGACCATTAGGTGGCATGAACTGATTGATGAAAGCATTGCTCTTTTCCCTCTATTCTTCCATCCCTCTAAGGAAGCTGAGTTGATCACAAAGTTCTTGCCTATGCTGATGTCCTTTGTGGTGGATGACCACACGTTCAATGTAGATCAGAAACTGCCCTCGGAGGAGAAGGGACCAATTCCCTACCCCAGCACCATTCCTGAAGCTTTCACCAAGTACGTAATCTGCCTTACTGACTTTGTATGTATAGTCTTGTTACCAAAGCAAAATGTCAAGGAGCCAGCCAACgctgacaggaaaaaatactgcgTGTGGTAAAGTGAAGGTTTTCTTGGGGTAAGATTTAGATCCAGTTAAGCCTGAACTTTTCCTTTAGCGGAACAGGTTTCCACCGTGATTCCTCAAATAAAATTTatctatataaaataatatttcccGTAATGACCATTTTTTCGGCAGATTGAATATGAAAGTATTTGGTATTATTGCTTTCAAATATGCTGCTTGTGTAGCTTCCCAAGCAGTGAATGATGAGTGTTTGGGTGATATTTGGGTACCTCTGGACAAATGCCCATGCTTGGTTCTGAAAAGTGCTATTGTAAATCGTAAAGTTGGCATTTTTGTCACACAGACACTCATTCTCTGTTGATAACCTATCACTCCAGGGACgtcaaaaagacaaataaaacctCAGTATGCTCTGTTGTATTCAGACCTTGCACTGATTTCCAGCACAATTCTTATCTGCGTGCCACAATCTGGAGTACTGTATCTTGGTAATTGTACTCTCCTCTATGACAGTGTTGATATTTGACCTTTGGGAAAGTAAACCAAAACAGTATTGGACTTTTGAGTATTTGGGCTTCTTCTAAAATCCATTTTGAATAGCACTTTTGTCATTAATATTATTATAAATGTTCACAATCAAATCCAACTGTTTGATTGTGAGACAGTGCAATGTTTGCTGACTGGTAAATTTTTCTGGGCCATGGTAGTGAACATAGTGATGATCATCTACTCACTGAGTAGCTGCTCCCAGATCTagggattatttcctttaatataatGCTTTAACAGTGTGTTTGAGGTTAGCCACTGCTGTAACAGTTTGATTTCTATCCAACGGTATTTTAAaccctctttaaaaaaaaaaaaaaaaaatctgttttagcTTTATTGATTAAGAAACTTTGCTTCTGCTGTAACAGATTCTTGCAGGAGAACAGAATAGCTTGTGAGATTGGGCTGTATTACATCCTTCACATCACCAAACAGAGGAACAAGAATGCTTTCCTTAGGCTCCTGCCAGCACTAGGTAAGTTTTTGTCTCATCTTCTATTCTATAGCTGTTTGCCTTGTACCGGACACCCAGGAGGCAAGTAAACCTGGAGTGAAAGTGATTTCAGAGTCAAAGACGTAATGTTCTGCCTTTGGCTCTTCCGGTGGCTTAGTTGTAAGGCCCTGCAgaagtgtttggttttgtctgcAATTAGGATACTTCTCTGGTGATCTGAGAATTTAGGGGTAGTGGCTGAAGGTCAGTAGTTCCTTAGATCAAAGGCTGTATTAACAATGAGATTAGTTGAGAACTGTTCGGAATGAACCTGAAAGATAAAAGAGCAGGTGGCTTAATTCTGCCGCTGCTCATAGGAATTGCAGGTGGCCAGAAATTCTTGGGATTTGGCTTTGTGTGGTGAAAAAAACTGTGATAAAACAGGACCGAACACAGCCTTAAATTCTTCCCTGGGATTaccttcttcactgacttcTCTGGGGTAAGTTGCATGAGAGCTCTGAAGCAATCATAGGAATTGCAGCTCCCAGTGATGGTGGTGGGGTTCATCTCCCACTCCCTCACCCCAGGTCTGGTGTTTTTTGAACCCTTTGCTGAACTGTCAGCTCATTTACTAGTGGCAAACTCAACCCTGTACGTGATTTGTATCTGCTCACTACGGGTTCTGAGGAGTGCAAGGAGGTGGATGTGGCAATGAACAGAGAATGGTGGAGAAGGATAGTAGGGGACTTTGTGATTTTGGCAGGAGCAAGCTGCTCTGTGACTTCAGCCTTGGTGGAGACATGGGCTTTCCACCTATTCATCTCACCCCTCTGCTCCTAATCTTTTATGTCTAAAAGATCAAAGCCACCTGCCTGGGCTAcctgttttaaaaggaaatctcACTGCAAAGTTTTCAGCAGGAACATCTTCTGTGTAGTCAGGTTTTGGCACATCCTTGTCAGTCTCagtctctttccttttcatgttgTATAGTTGAGACATTCAGTGACTTGGCCTTCAGTGATATTTTTCTGCATCTGCTTACTGGTAACCTCACGCTGCTGGGTGATGAATTTGCACTCGAGGAGTTCTGCACCAGCCTCTTTGATGGCTTCTTTCTCACTGTCTGCTCAAGGTAAATCTGATTTTCCTCAGGGGAGGTGAGTTTACAGGATAGCTGAGGGAGGTTATACTACTTTGAACTATAGTTTAGTAGTTCAGTAAATTCATTGCATATAGTGGAAATATTAGTCTGATGCTGGTTTTCTTTAAGGAAAGGCTTATATTTTGTGATCAAGTTTTATCAGCAAAATTGTTGTGTTGATTATAAATTGTTACCTAAACTGTAATTCATTATTCGTAAGTTGGAGTTGCGAAATACAATATCCTTCATGCTTTGCAGTAGCTGGGAATATGAAGAGTTAACTTCAGCCCTTTGCAGTATCAGCTGCACACAGAAAATCTGTTTGTATCTGTTAAT is a window from the Gavia stellata isolate bGavSte3 chromosome 24, bGavSte3.hap2, whole genome shotgun sequence genome containing:
- the NELFB gene encoding negative elongation factor B: MYAGLQELGVANGEDLKETLTNCTEPLKAIEQFQTENGVLLPSLQSALPFLDLHGTPRLEFHQSVFDELREKLLERVSAIALEGKVEERYKKLEDLLEKSFSLVKMPSIQPVVMCVMKHLPKVPEKKLKLVMADKDLYKACAVEVKRQIWQDNQALFGDEVSPLLKQYILEKENILFSNDISVLHNFFSPSPKTRRQGEVVQKLTQMIGKNVKLYDMVLQFLRTLFLRTRNVHYCTLRAELLMSLHDLEISEICTVDPCHKFTWCLDACIREKFVDNKRARELQGFLDGVKKGQEQVLGDLSMILCDPFAINTLALSTIRHLQDLVGQDTLPRESPDLLLLLRMLSLGQGAWDMIDSQVFKEPKMEAELITKFLPMLMSFVVDDHTFNVDQKLPSEEKGPIPYPSTIPEAFTKFLQENRIACEIGLYYILHITKQRNKNAFLRLLPALVETFSDLAFSDIFLHLLTGNLTLLGDEFALEEFCTSLFDGFFLTVCSRKENVHRHVLRLLLHLHHKVAPAKLESLQKALEPTKQSGEAVKELYNQLTEKLELRKPSPAEVTETPSMELPLPTVPTPASR